In the genome of Pelmatolapia mariae isolate MD_Pm_ZW linkage group LG4, Pm_UMD_F_2, whole genome shotgun sequence, the window AAATGGTAATGGCGTTGCACCAGGTGGGAATTTTTGACATTTGTGCCTCTTTTACTCTCTGTTCTTGATCATTttgtacacaaacacaagaaAGGTCCAAGTAATTGCACTTCTGTTCTTTTTTAGTCAACTTTCCCAGCGTGCCTCAGTCCTCATTTCCTTCCACACCTACCAGCTGCAGCACACCTACTAACTCTGCAGTACCTGAAAGGGCGGGCACTATCGAGGACTCCGAGCTGATGGGAGATGACATAGACAGTCTGCTGGACTGTGTTTCTACTGAGCCGGAAACAGCTGAGGTAAACTCTaagtgctttgttttttttcctttcagaccAGCGGACTAACTTTTGTTGCTGATGATGGAAGAAGATGTTTGTGTGATATAAGTgctgaaatgtttcatttgagTGAAAATCAGACACAGTTTACTTCTTGTTTCAAGCAGCTCACCCAACACAGGGAATTCTGTTTACCTTTTACCTCTTTCAAGGGAAAGTATGGTGAGTCCTTGATGAGGTCTGAGTGAAATGCAACAATACTTAGAGATTAAAGAAGACTCTACTGAACACAGGCATACTTCTagagggttttgttttttggcaaaaggaagaccaagagtccaGTGAGGACGTTTGGACATGAAAACAGTTTTGAAAATTGATTTGGAAACATtgtctttatgttttttgtttttttttctcactattATGCATTAGcctaaacaaaaaaagctaGTTTTTCACAGAGTTGCATTGAGAACTATTTTGTTCTGAATAAATGTTTCACATACTGATGGAAGAAATAATTAGATCCCTTTTTTAAAGTAGCTGTAATACAGTGTAAAAAATACCCTGTCACTAGTAACAGGcctacttaaaaaacaaacaaacaaacaaacatggactgtatataaaagatggatgtggcCACCACGATGTCTGCGGTTTGTTTTGGAAGATTCAGTGTTAGTGGTTTTtcttacagacacacaaaatatCAACAGATCTCCCTAACTTTTGTTATTTGTAGTTATTTATGTCAGTactgtttaaaaataatcttgttttattgtcaCGATAAAACATGGATTATTAGTTTGTGCTCTGCTTGGATTGGCTGGTTGTTGAGTATGTGCCATTCCAAACTTAATGCCAATACATTTGGAAAGTTGCAgagcgccctctggtggacaacaTTGGCAATTATAACATGTTTGAAAGGCGTTTCTCAGAATCCTGTATTTTAAATTGTTGGGGGGTTTGTAGGTGCTGATGCTGATATACCAGCAAATAGCTCATTTTGTccaatatataatatatgtttTGGTGAATATATCTGTTGGGTTGTAATTAAGATATCTGCTAATGCTTGCAAACCTCATCAATAAACTGCATGGGTGCAACTCCCAGGCACACATCTCCTAACTAGCCCTAAGTAACAGGTTACTAAAATAGTATAATTTCACTCAGCTAAACATCTTGGATAGTTTGTATCACACAGTAGGATATATTATTCAACAaataattcaatttaaaatgctccaaaatgCATTAGAAGACACTAATCTGCTACAATCTCTGTGCCAGGATACCTGTCAATCAAAGCAACCCCCTTCTCTAACCTCCAGTATCTAGATGGGGAACAaattgaggaaaaaaatgaaacgatgaaagaaaaaaaaaatcattatattTCAGGGGCAAGCAGGGCCACTTTATGCCTCCTTTTAAACCTTTTAAACACACCCCTCCTTGGAAGGTTAGAAACAAGCTGTCAAAACAGTAGTAGTTTCTAACATAACTTGGGGACAGAAACGATGAAGTAAAATTAACAAGCTAATGGGCATGAAGGACTTTATAGAGTCAGGCGATTCCCCTCTGTGCATAGTGGTTTTATTGATCCATTACTTAGGCCAAAATATTGATTAATGCAGTATTGTATATGGGTTATTTACCAGCTGTGTCGGCCAGCATCCATTCCAACTTTCATGTTTAATTATCCAGTTGAGGCATTGTCATGTTTTGCTTATGTTTTTTACATCCTGCCTCCTTTCTTGACAGGATGTATTCTCAGTGCCCAGCAGGACATCCACTTGCACACAAAGAGGCCCATCTGTCCTGCCCGCACCGACACCCCAACTACCCCCGGCCTTTTTCAACTCAGCCGTTAACCAACTCAACTCCTTGGACTCCTTTTCTGGTTCTGGGCACGGCACCTCAGCTGCTACACTGGATATCCTAGATGACCTCTCGACCTCTGACAAAGGTGGTGTTGCAGATGCTTCAAACTTACTACTGACCCCTACGAAGCTGGACGGTCTGGACGGTCTTGATTCCCTCGATTCTCTCGATGACGCCTTGGATAAGATGCCaagggctgctgctgctgaagaaGTTATTGAGGCCAAAACAGAGCTGGATGTTGGAGAAAAGTCTCTTGATGAGCTGCTAGATGAACTAGATCCCTTAGAGACACTCTCTAATCCAAGCAGCCAGGGCGATCATGTCTCTAAAATTAGGAATAGATCCATGGACCGGCTTGACTCCCTTGATTCCTTGGACTCATTTTCCTCGATGGAGGGTGTTAGAGTAGCTTCGCCAGCAGTCTTAGTCGGGGGGTCTGGCCTGGACTCGCTCTCTGATTTCAACTCAGCAGGTGACTATGATTTATATCTGGCTTATTATAAGGGATGCACTGCTTTTTTGCTCAAACATCCACCGATATACATTTGTATGATTCACATGCCCATTTAAAGATATGCAGAAAGGCTGAAGAACagttattatttaataataactGAAGCAGTCTGACCATTCTCCCCAGGGATTAACGAAGCATTTTCTCCCAAagaactgccgctcactggatGTTATCACTTTGTCATACCACTCTCTGTAAACCTTACAGATGGTTGCATagaaaaatcccagcagatcggCTGATTGTGAAACATTCAGACCTACCCGTCTCCtcccaacaaccatgccacatttaAATCCTAAAGCTGAGTTTGAACTTCAGCCATGTCTGTGTGCCTAAATGCATCAGGTTTCCGCCGTGTGATTATATGATAAATATTGACATTAGTGAGCAGCTGAACAgttgtacctaatgaagtggccagttcCCCTTTAGTGTCTGAGGTTGGTGCTTCAGCCCTTTTACCTCATGCAGTTCATAATTTATGTTCTCTGCTTGCTCCTCAGGTATCTCAGGCTCTCATAGTATTGCGGCTCCAGTAATGCGATCTCCAAAAAATCATTACAAAGTAAGACTGATGATCAGGCTTGTGTTACATTTGCTTTCCTTGTATTTTCCTTAGCATTAACTGATGTCTTATTCTTACCTTGGAAACAAAGGAGAAGGAAAACCAAAGGCCGGCTGCAGTGTATAACCCTCTGTCCTCCACCCATGAGTTCCTGCAGGCCTGCTCTGCTTGCTACCCTCGAGAAGGTATGGTAGGATTTGAGTGACATCAAAATGGTCCTGCTGCTTATCAGCTGGTGATGGTTTTACAGTGTGGGAAGTTTGATGCCCTGCTGTTCTCAGTGGAACTTTAAAGAGGAAAACAAGTTCTTTTAATGTTTGATGAAtatgttttgtgtatttgtgcacTAATTCTTTCACAGGTATAGGGATATATACTTATGTTCACAAGCCAGACCTGGTCCACAACTGTAAGAGAGACATTCTGCTATGTAGACTGAAAGCTGATCCCCCGTTAGACTGGACCAGAGTGCGACCGCTGCCCATACTGAAGGCCTTTGGTGGACGATTTGTACTTTGCAAAGGTAAGGAGCTCAAGATCAAGGTCATGaatcttttctatttttcatagttATTTACTTATTATTGCAGATAAATACGTTTTTAATGGTAAAGTCTGAAAATGATGACAGTCATACATTTATAAGTTGTTGCCAGATAATCAACAATAAGGGACTAGTTCCCCACTTTTTCATTCATCAAGTTTAATTTCttttatgattaaaaaatacaattaaaaactGTTTTGGTGGGGATTTTATTATACCAGTTCCCTTAATCATCTGACCAGTCTATTGGAAGAGAGAAGAATATTTTACtacacattttaattatttatttatctttatttaatcAGGAAAATATGACTGTTGACTTTCAAAATTTCTGACCTGTCCTGTTCTGGCCAAAACTTGTATAAACTAGTAACACgcatacaaatacacacagaaaaaaacccacacaaggCACTTACACTAACATACAGCTGATTTGAAAAATGtctaaaaacatcaaaaattTATAAACTTCATTGCGAGTAAAGCCTTAAACATCAATAAAATTCATTTTCCTGTGCCAGAAGCAAACAAGGGTGGTAATGTTCAGGAAGAACATTTTCAGTAACTACATCCAACTCATCTAAATTCCTTCAGTGAGACCAGTTCCTGACGTTCAAGAGCCAGCTGACTCATACACTTCAAATTTCTGTGCAGTGAAAGAAGGAAGGCAGTAAAACTTGCATACTTAGTGTGCTTATGTGaatgaaatgtgtgttttcttatATTCCCAGAGTTGCTGAAGTCTGGAGAGCTGGGTGTGTGTAAGTATGGAGAGAAATGCACGTTTGCCTACAACCAGATGGAGATCGATGTTTGGACAGAGGAGAAGAAAGGCAGGCTGGACAGAAACCTACTGTTTGACACAAAACCTTTTAAACTGGACCCTGTGAGCAGCATCATATGCCTCCTACAGGAAAACAAAGGCACGTTCATGTTCCTCTGTCAGGTTAGTAAACGTGagctgtgtttatttgaaatctctgtttttctctttgataATGGAGCAGGGGTATAAAAGCTCTTTAACCTGATCAGATTAATGTTAAAGATTTACATGATGCACTCTGGAGTTTCTCCATTTGTTTTGTGTATTAAATGTTTAATCTGGAAGCTTCAAAAGTACCACTTTCCATTTGTTCTTTTGAACTATGAGAGTTGAAAATGTGGCTACTTACCAATTTTAAATTAACTATGGTACCCATTCTTCCAAGAGGAGTGGTCAAATATTCAGCCAGAATTATGCCAGCTTGTTGATTGCTATCAAAAGTGTTGGCTGAGGTGAATCTTACTAAGGGACATTTAAACAGATATCAGTGGTAATCATTTATATAACCACTTATAATTTGTATAATTTTAAACCTGTGtgaatttgaaaagaaaaggagCGTTCAAAGACTcgattaaaagccccaaatcaCCATGCAGTTCAATCCCACGATGAGTGGATGTAAACTGCTGACTGTATGTTATCCAATGCACACTATGTTTGTAATATTTGTGTCTGGATGTAGCACGCTTCCATCACGACAAATGTTCATTTCATTTCTAAGATGATCTTCTCCATCTTTCTCCCTTTGTTTCCATCACCGGTCTCTCTTCCTGTCCTTTCCTTTCAACATCTTCGTCTTCCTGCTGTGTCTCTCCAGGCGTGCTATGACAGTAAACCGAGAATAATCAGTAAGCGCTTCCAAGACGATCAGACCATCTGCTCTAACTTGGATGTTTGCCACAACTTTGATGCTAATAAGTGAGTGTGCTTACAACATACGGGTTATTACAAGTTCTTGCTCTCTCACCTACTCTCACTTCTAATCCTGCACCAACTCTTTTCTCCATATGGCTTCTCCTCTGTCTCCATCACgctttctttttccctctgtGCCCATCAGGTGCTTGGCTTTTGTGGTGAGGACCCACAATGTGATCTACAAGAAGGTTCGCCCGTTGAGCGTCCTGTGTCACATGGATCTGTGCAACCAAGCCATCCGGTATGGCTGTGTCAGAGAGGACAACTGCCACTACGCCCACTCTGTTATCGAGCTCAAAACCTGGAAGGTGCAGAGAGAAACAGGTGCCTGACAAATACTGTGCTTCACTGTTGTCATATTAATTACTGAGATCAAACTTAGAACAACAGATTGAGAGCTTGTGTGCTGAAATGATCTGAACCAAACCTGTGCCTTATAATAATATCACACTATTATGTCTTAGTAGTAAGTGCtttattcatcatttatataACATCACTCCTCCTTAGTATGCCATTTACAGCAGTGATGTAGTAGCAGTGATAGCTGTACATGGTGTAACAGATGGATAAACatgtctgtatttataaatgaaatACTAAGGTAAGTAATGATATGTAAATTATAGAATTAAGCACCTGCTAATACTTTACTAATGCTTAGTGTGAAAATTAAGTTACACTGAAGAATTGTACTGTATGAAAATTAGTTATGCtataaatagaaataataaaCAGTTAATTTCATTCATCGATGACACAAAATCCATCGCGATCTGCCAGTATTTCCACTGTGGAAAACATTCACTGCCACAATATTCATTCAAAAAGTCCATCAAAGCGCACTGTTGTCCTGTAATCGTTCTCCCTGTTTatgaatttttattttcaggtgtCAGCCCTGACGAGATTGTGAGAATATCCACAAAGTGTCATGACAAGCAGGAGCAAAACTCAAGCAAACAGAAAGGAAACAGAGTAAGAAGCATTGTAATGTAATGGTATTTTTCTTACTAACCCATTCCAGTCTGGCTCttctttaatgttactgttattACTGTAAATATGTGTTGGAGAGATGATGCTCTGTAAGGTGAATGTTTCATCTTGTTAACCATTCAGTAGATTTTGATATGAGGACGGTCATACTTATCATCGGTATGCTTGTAGTGGCCCGACAATGTGTGTGCGTTTGCGTTACTGCTGATACTAAATGCAGACTTCCATCCAGCAGCCTGTGACCTTATTTAACATTTCATCTGTGGACGAACTTCCCTTTTttgacatttaattttaaacagGTGCCTTTTGGAGGAGGTGGGGGCAAAccaggagggggaggaggtgctggGAAGAGTCTTAACATGCGGATGAAGTTTGCCTGCGGTCAGTGCT includes:
- the LOC134625988 gene encoding zinc finger CCCH domain-containing protein 7B-like isoform X2 codes for the protein MDPGREKRKEEINKALAFIQSSLAYPDPDGYQDFLTQLVCNLLDEGNAFFRDDQCEQAVKEFSEGLNVSCYAETEEIKIPEALLESLYVNRAAAYHSLGEYEQGVLDCNSALEVCKDSRRALYKKALCLKGLGKYKEAYDCSASYLLINPQDQQVNELAQELANHLGLKIRKPYVSTKMSGGNVENGNGVAPVNFPSVPQSSFPSTPTSCSTPTNSAVPERAGTIEDSELMGDDIDSLLDCVSTEPETAEDVFSVPSRTSTCTQRGPSVLPAPTPQLPPAFFNSAVNQLNSLDSFSGSGHGTSAATLDILDDLSTSDKGGVADASNLLLTPTKLDGLDGLDSLDSLDDALDKMPRAAAAEEVIEAKTELDVGEKSLDELLDELDPLETLSNPSSQGDHVSKIRNRSMDRLDSLDSLDSFSSMEGVRVASPAVLVGGSGLDSLSDFNSAGISGSHSIAAPVMRSPKNHYKEKENQRPAAVYNPLSSTHEFLQACSACYPREGIGIYTYVHKPDLVHNCKRDILLCRLKADPPLDWTRVRPLPILKAFGGRFVLCKELLKSGELGVCKYGEKCTFAYNQMEIDVWTEEKKGRLDRNLLFDTKPFKLDPVSSIICLLQENKGTFMFLCQACYDSKPRIISKRFQDDQTICSNLDVCHNFDANKCLAFVVRTHNVIYKKVRPLSVLCHMDLCNQAIRYGCVREDNCHYAHSVIELKTWKVQRETGVSPDEIVRISTKCHDKQEQNSSKQKGNRVPFGGGGGKPGGGGGAGKSLNMRMKFACGQCWLDGLISEPDKGLKYCGAKARHAWTKDRRVLLVKSQERSKWVQVRPLPHAKDLPAQYYMCAQILEKRKCNYSGVCTFAHSPEEKDMWMYMKNNDLRDMQQMYDMWLKLSGHNRQADGSTVNQPSPEEKYITMPTDYAEPMSGFHCRLCGKHSNSERQWQQHVSTEKHKDRVFSCEGEDEALTWSYRFPGTRFELCSKLDGSCPDGACCDYAHSPEELQEWIERRKFLRQKLAKAREDMLIMPDEVDFGKYNFLLQD
- the LOC134625988 gene encoding zinc finger CCCH domain-containing protein 7B-like isoform X1; amino-acid sequence: MYSGCRESKLIRGEGSVGRLQTKPPWGLLLSKSLRLRPETAWHTFKLCFGSMNFLASSSTSSSSTVDKHGPWPRETQGGDKQSSGFYTDFLTQLVCNLLDEGNAFFRDDQCEQAVKEFSEGLNVSCYAETEEIKIPEALLESLYVNRAAAYHSLGEYEQGVLDCNSALEVCKDSRRALYKKALCLKGLGKYKEAYDCSASYLLINPQDQQVNELAQELANHLGLKIRKPYVSTKMSGGNVENGNGVAPVNFPSVPQSSFPSTPTSCSTPTNSAVPERAGTIEDSELMGDDIDSLLDCVSTEPETAEDVFSVPSRTSTCTQRGPSVLPAPTPQLPPAFFNSAVNQLNSLDSFSGSGHGTSAATLDILDDLSTSDKGGVADASNLLLTPTKLDGLDGLDSLDSLDDALDKMPRAAAAEEVIEAKTELDVGEKSLDELLDELDPLETLSNPSSQGDHVSKIRNRSMDRLDSLDSLDSFSSMEGVRVASPAVLVGGSGLDSLSDFNSAGISGSHSIAAPVMRSPKNHYKEKENQRPAAVYNPLSSTHEFLQACSACYPREGIGIYTYVHKPDLVHNCKRDILLCRLKADPPLDWTRVRPLPILKAFGGRFVLCKELLKSGELGVCKYGEKCTFAYNQMEIDVWTEEKKGRLDRNLLFDTKPFKLDPVSSIICLLQENKGTFMFLCQACYDSKPRIISKRFQDDQTICSNLDVCHNFDANKCLAFVVRTHNVIYKKVRPLSVLCHMDLCNQAIRYGCVREDNCHYAHSVIELKTWKVQRETGVSPDEIVRISTKCHDKQEQNSSKQKGNRVPFGGGGGKPGGGGGAGKSLNMRMKFACGQCWLDGLISEPDKGLKYCGAKARHAWTKDRRVLLVKSQERSKWVQVRPLPHAKDLPAQYYMCAQILEKRKCNYSGVCTFAHSPEEKDMWMYMKNNDLRDMQQMYDMWLKLSGHNRQADGSTVNQPSPEEKYITMPTDYAEPMSGFHCRLCGKHSNSERQWQQHVSTEKHKDRVFSCEGEDEALTWSYRFPGTRFELCSKLDGSCPDGACCDYAHSPEELQEWIERRKFLRQKLAKAREDMLIMPDEVDFGKYNFLLQD